The stretch of DNA CTTGCGGAAGTGGTAAGTGTGCATTTAGGGCTCAGTATATAATGAATTTGGACGGGACATCTGTACCCTTTGTTTCAGTTTGCCTCTTGACGGTCTCCTGCCTcccctctgctgtttttttgccAATGCGACATTTTGGACAGTGCTTAGTTTGGCAACATTGCACGCCTGCTGAGCGAGCTGTTTGGTTCAGAGCTGTGTGCTACCCCTGAGATTTCAGACAATCATGCTCAAATCCACATTATTGGACGCACGTATCCACATCTAAGCCGAAAATAAACTTTATGATTGCAAATGAGCCCACGGGCTATGATTTTATTAAACTAATGTTATCTGTATTGTTCACACACAGAGTGGTTTACATACCTGAATATCTGTAAGCATGGGGAAGTATTTTTTTAGCCCGCCTTTCGTAGATAACATAAAGGTCTCATGACTATACTGTTTATAGGGAAGGGGGCAGAAACTAATTTAAGACTTATGGAAGGATATTGGTATAGTATGGATTCTTGCACCCATATAAAATTCAGAAATTATTTTCTTGCCTCAGTCTGTGTTTCTCCCTGTGAAATGCAAACACAGTCTTACACACTTGTACAACTACTACTTCACAAACTTGACAATGTGGAAGTACCCTAAGGTTGGATAACCAATCTATTAtgtaattatattaattatgaattatatGACGAAAAGATGAAGGCATTTTAAATAAGTTTAATAAGTGATGTATTAAGGAACCACACTAAATATTTACTgagcaataaatacatttgtctaTCTACTAGAAAGATTGAAAGCAACTGTTGCACTGTCTGAATGTTGTTCATCATATGAGAGTAAACTCTTTGTGCCTTGTAATAAAAGAATAGCATTCATATAATAtctgttgtttgtgtctgttgtgttcaggtggtgGGTGGAGAAAAAGCACAGCCCAGTGCTGGATCCCAGAGGGACCGTCAGTGTGGTAAGGACCCTTGAGACGAAGGAGGGTGCATGGAGGGTTCAAGGCCTATAAAGCCAGGGTCGTCGGCCTGCCTCTGGTTGGGGCTGGTCTCTGTGGCTGTAGCCTTCCTTTGTACAGAGGCCCGGACCACTCCGAGCCCTCTGACGAGCCCGAGCAATGCAACCTGCGAGGGGAACTCCAAGTGTCAGGCAGGAATCATCCTGCCCATCTGGTATCCAGAGGACCCATCCATGGGAGACAAGATCGCACGGGTCATTGTGTATTTCGTGGCCATGATCTATATGTTTCTCGGAGTGTCCATCATTGCTGACCGCTTCATGGCGGCCATTGAGGTCATCACCTCCCAGGAGAGGGAAATTGTCATCAAAAGGCCCAATGGGGAaacaaccaccaccacaatCCGGGTGTGGAATGAAACGGTCTCGAACCTCACCCTCATGGCCTTGGGCTCGTCCACCCCTGAGATTCTGCTTTCTGTAATTGAGGTTTGTGGACATGAGTTCAAATCTGGTGAGCTTGGGCCCGCCACAATTGTCGGCAGCGCAGCCTTTAATATGTTTGTCATCATTGGCCTCTGTGTGTCCGTCATTCCCCAAGGAGAGGTTCGAAAGGTCAAACACCTCAGAGTGTTCTTTGTCACTGCAGGCTGGAGCATCTTCGCTTACATCTGGCTCTACATGATTCTGGCTGTGTTTTCTCCCAATGTAGTCCAGGTCTGGGAGGGTCTACTCACACTGGCCTTCTTCCCCATATGCGTACTCCTTGCTTGGGTAGCCGACAGACGACTGCTCTTCTACAAGTTCATGCACAAGAAGTATCGCACTGATAAGCACAGGGGTGTTATCATTGAGACGGAGGCTGAACGCTCCAAGGGGATTGAGATGGATGGCAAGATGGTCAACTCTCACTTCATGGACGGAGGTGCAGCAAGTAATCTTATTGGTTTGATCGAGAGCAAAGAGGTGGACGAATCCCGGCGAGACATGATCCGCATCTTGAAAGACCTGAAGCAGAAGCACCCAGAGAAAGAGTTGGATCAGCTGGTTGAGATGGCCAACTACTACGCTCTCTCGCACCAGCAAAAGAGCCGTGCCTTCTACCGCATCCAAGCTACACGCATGATGACCGGTGCGGGAAATATCCTGAAGAAACATGTCGCAGAGCAGGCAAAGAAAAGCACCAGTGTGCAGGAGGTGCATGTAGAGGAGCCAGAAGAGTATGTGTCTCGAATTGCATTTGAGCCTGCTGTCTACCAGTGCCTCGAGAACTGTGGTGCCGCCACCCTGACCATCACCAGAAAGGGTGGCGACATAAACAAGACGATCTACGTGGATTACAAGACAGAGGATGGCTCCGCTAATGCTGGGGCTGACTATGAGTTCACAGAGGGTACAGTAGTGTTCAAACCAGGAGAGATGTTCAAGGAAATAAACATTGGCATCATAGATGACGACATCTTTGAAGAGGACGAGCACTTTTTTGTGCGGCTCAGTAATCTGCGTGTCCTTGAGACAGAAGACGAGGTGTTGTCCGCTAACAGTCTCCCGTACCCAAAGGCCATGCTGGGCTTCCCCACTGTGGCCACTGTGACCATTCTGGATGACGATCATTCTGGCATCTTCACCTTTGAGAGCAACTCAGTGCATGTCAGCGAGAGCATCGGTATTATGGAAGTGAAAGTGCTAAGGACTTCTGGAGCAAGGGGGACGGTCATTGTGCCTTATCGCACCATGGAGGGGCTCGccaaaggaggaggggaggactTTGAAGATACCTATGGAGAGCTGGAGTTCAAAAACGATGAGACCTGGTAAGACAGCGACTCTTCTATTCTCATGTTTGTGGTGTAGTTGCTTTACATTGTATTGTTGGCGATTTATTATTAGTCATTGCCTGATTTTTGATCAGTCAAAGTTATGAAAATTAAGTGCATTTAGGAGTAATAAACACTTCTTTGTGTGCTTATTTTTGCATCCAATTGAtctgtggtttttgtttttgaattgcAGTGTGATGGTGATAAACATGTCAAGAAACGATAGTTACagtatatattatatgataGCTTGCTTCAAGGCCAGATACTCATCTCATTGAGAGTTTGTTTTTGATACAAAGATGTTGTCTTCTTTGCGTCTTGACATCATTTAATTTAGAACATACTTTGGCAACCAATTCATGAGCTGTTTGCACTCATCACTGTGaattttaaatgctgttttctttacatGGTTAGACAGCGTACCCTCTCATCTGAGCGTGCACTTTATATCCCCTTGTTTTCCTGTCAAGAGATTTTGCTCTCATCAGAGCGCAATCCTGTGTGTGTCGCATGCAATAGGGATTCAACTTTGGGATTCGTCACACAactgtggaaacaggaagtccttAAGTAACCCCTCCTTGCTTCTCTAAtccctgctgcttttgtttttccaaactctggatttttattctttcctttttttttttattgtttctgtgtCATGTCTGTTCCAATTGAAAGAAAGCAGTATAGAAAAATAGGAACAGGataacaaagagagagagaaaattacAACAAATGTCAAAGGCCAGGCCAGGCCCATGTAGTAATCTGTGCATGGCAGTCTTTTAGGAGAGTGGGCTGACCATGACATGATGAGTGACAAGACTGGAGGCTTTATTTCTTCAGGGGGCAGACATGctaaaaaaacatgcagtttgTTGGTAAGAATCTATGAGTAATAGTGATGTGTTATGTAAATTACGCATGTTATGTAGCTTTGTCAGCTGTACCATCTGTGTACAATTCTGCACTGCACTATAAAACACATAGACTTACAACTGAGTGGGCATATTTGGCAGTATTGCAATAATAGCACCACTCTGTACTGTAGTACAAATCGGGCCATCTATTGTATGATGCTACAGCCTTTTGTCCCATGCATGCAAGGCAGTGCTCTGGGATACTGGCATGTGTACAGAACTGCGCCTCATGAGAAatattgatttgtttatttcacagctTGCATCTACTTGCATCTCACACATTAGTCTGCAGGCACTGAATCAAAGTGACATGCGTCTGTAACATGCCCTTCCCCCACAATCAGGACCCTCTCAGTGTGCAGCGGCCCACTGGCAGCATCTGCGCTTCAGGTTGTGGGTTCCCGAGGGCTGAGGCAGCCCAGGAGACTGGCGGCGGTGGAATGAGTGTCGGGGTGATCAGCATGCTCTTGGGGCCTGTTGAGCTCTCAGGGTTTTGCTTGATTTATGTGGGAGATGCTTTATGGGCCAGATTTGAAGGCTGCTGGGGAGTAGAGGGGAGAGATGTGGAGAAAGACTATCATCATGAGGCTGCTCTGATGTTGTTGGCATTGTGAGGGAATGCTGGTCTATCGATCTGTTCATTGTGTTGCGCATCGTGCTCCAAGTTAGATGTTCTTACAGTGCAGCACCGCTCCGTTGTGAGCCTTGACACGCTGTGAATTGATAAATGCTAGTAGTGATCTGGGAGAAGAATGGGACTTTATGGCCAAATACATATTGCCTCAGAACATTTCATAGAAACCTAGTGACCTACGTTAAAGATCTAGTCTCTCCTTTTATTCAATCATGTCAGTTCCCTCATCATACTTTTCATCAAGTGAAAAATATTGACACTGCACTCTAGCTGCTTCTCTGGAAGAAGAATCAGAATGCATGTTCAAATAATTCgtgctttaatacattttgggaaatattcgTAATCGCTTTTCTTCCAAGAGTTAGGTGAGAGGACTCATACCACTCTCCTATCTGTATGGTGATTATATAGCTGGAGCCAGTAGCTGGTTAGCTACACCTATCATAAagacaggagacagagggaaacagcttccctggctctgtccaaaggtaagaAATTCACCTACAGTGCCttcacctctaaagctcactaattgaCATGTTACTTCatcatgtaaaaacaacattttgcagGGAGTTATGTGCTTGAGCACAACTAATCGTTTTTGCACTTTGCTTTTTGTACGGACAATCTAGATATAACATgataattagtgagctttggaggtgctggtaggtaGGTATTTTGTTACCGTTGGACACCGCCAGGATGACTGTTTTCCCATGTTTCTATTGTTAATGTCCAGCTAAGCTAACGGgatgctggctgtagctttatatttgaTGGATAAATATGAGAGCGGTATGGATCTTGTCCTCTAACTCAGAGCAGgaatgtgaataaatgtatttcctaAAGAGCCAAACTACTCACTTAAACCATCTAAAACCACGGAATAACAGCATGAGGTAGATGCAGGCTGAACATTATCGTTATTCGAAACATATATAACGTGCATTGAAGATGGGAAGATGTATTACTTAATCAGAACACTGCATGTCGATGAATTGTTGGGTTGAAAGGTTAAGGGCCAAGCCAAAGGTCACAGTGTCTGACCTTTTGATCCTTTTAGCAAGAGCTAAAATCATAATGTTGCTTTTAGAGTTGAAAATATAATCTCTGAATTTTTTAGTGAAACTgcaaggaagaaaaaacaactaaagTGTCTATAGAATGAATGCTAAGGAAATGGTCTTGTTGACATATATGCAGTCATATCGGCAATTTATAGTTTTCCAGTCCAGACTGAGACAATTTACAAGATGAGACACAAGACATATTATGGATATTAAACTAAATGTACACAGTCAGTGCTGATTAATTTACTCACTATAAAGTaatgataaatgttttatgaTTTCTCAAAACATACAGGACATTATTCAGTTGAGCAGTTAAGAGAATGAAAATTGTTCATATGCATGAACACGCTCGAGTATTAATATGAAAATCTTTCCCTCCCCCTTCAGAGACTTCTGGATCTTTTGTAAAAATGGCAGACTGCTGTTACAGAACTCCCGACAAATCTCCAGAAATTTCCATAATTACACTCGGATAGTGATGAATTAGATTCTGTGTGCAtccataaaaaagacaaaaaggagcAGTAGAAGTGACAGCTTCATCCAGAAGCATACAAGAAGATTCATGAGAGCATTTCCATATACAAAACAAAGGGGATGAATGTGTAGCATATTCACTGAAGGCGTAATTACAATGATGTTTCTTCTGCTGCCTTGAGAACTTTCCTCAGGGTCGCTTTCACGCTCACAACATGAAAAAATGCTGAATTTATTTGCCTTCATTGCTTTCTCATTCATATTCCAACTCTGGCGTGTATGGGAATTGACAATAGAAATGTTAGgtttatttccattttgtaTAGACGCTAAAATAACAGAAGTATTCCCTGCTTGGCACGTGGTTAAAACATTTTCCTCCTTGCAGCTAATTTAGTGTTAATTGTGACGGCTAAATGAGGGCAGAGTGCTCCCTGTCTAAAGGCCAAGGGCTTTTTTTGATGTCCTTTAGGACAATTAGACCACATAAAGCTTCAGCTCTCGCgctcttctttctgtctccccctGTTTTACGAAGCATTGACTCTCAATCTCTTTTGACACACTTTGGGCCCATTGTTATTAACCAGAGTGGAAATTTATTACAGACTTAATCTGGACCTCTGGAATACATCACTCCAATTCTTAGCCAGACAATAGTTCTCAGCACAAAGGATGAAGTTTAATAGTTTCTTGGTGGCAGTGCTTCTGTTTCAGGCTAATGGTTATGAACCATCTAGCCACCATGAGCCTCTTAATTATACACGTTATGGTGGTCAGAGCTATTAAGTGTAAATttaaattggagaaaaacatttgaGATGCTGGAAACAAGGAATGTTTTAGCATCTCTGCTGAAAAGTGACTCAAATTGTttctttattattgttgtttcagCACAATAtgagagtgattttttttttccttaaattgTTTAATCAAAATTCTGTATAtcatattataattataataatttatttttatattagaggtgtgaaaaggtgaaaatagtatttcagatgaaaaaggcaaaaaaataaattgaaatttcTATTTCAATTGTTTAGAAGAGTAGTAGTCCTCTGTCCAAGCAATTCATTGATTTCAGTCatcttttaaaggaaaaaaagggcaAAGTTGtctggctgcagcttctctAATGTGATTACGTAGTTTTTTTTAGTCAACGATTGTAAATTGAAAGTCTTTGGGTTTcagactgttggttggacaaaataacTTGACGTCACCTTAGACTCTTGGAATCTCTGACAGACagtttttcaatatttttcaaCACTTTATCgacaaaatgattaatggatCTGCAAGAGtacttaaaaaacattttttaaaatcctccCTTGACCCCTCAGATCGATCTTGAGGCTCTTTGGAAGGGTCCTGACCTCAAGGTTGAGAAGCAACTAGTATATAGTGGGTTTGCTGCTGAGAATATTAAATGACTGAAGGTTGCAAGCTTCTGTTTCCTTTGACCCAGTGAAGGTAACACAGCTGTTAGGTGGAGAACCCCTAACCCAGGGGAGATGGATGTTTAACTAGGCGCTGATGGATTCATAAACAAATGAGTGGTGTGCAGCGGACAGACTAGAATCAGCTTAAGTAATTGCTTCTGTGGTCACGGCTGTATGAGCATAACTGTCCTGTGCTTGTAAACCTGCCTTATGTTTTTATAAATAGCCTCACGCAAAGAGTAGCTTTATGCTCATGATAAGTTGCATAGATTTGCCCTTTCCCCTGCTAACtaccccacctcctcctgctcacgCAGCGCCCTCACTCAACCTTTTTCCCTAATATCTCTTGAATGCGTAGCTGTCACCCCTTTGGGCGTCATGACTGACAGAACACATGTCTACGCTGATCCTCATCCTGCTGACCACTCAGCTTTTCCCCCTGCCAGCACTTTTCCAGACATCCTGGAACAGACCCATGAGGTTTACCTTACCACCCTGCAGCCAGCCCTCTCACACAACCAGGATCATCTCAAGTTCAGCTAATCACATTCAGTGCTGTActtctgttgttttattcatgccAGCCTCATAGTTTCTGTGTTCTCAATAATTGGAATGtgtctttgtatttttacagtgcCTCTGGGTGCAAACacactctgttttctttggtAATGTGGTGAAGTTTGTTTTGtagtatttttgtatttgcttCATTACAGTTTATGCCCACTTAAAAGTGAACCAGGGCTTGTAAACAAAAGTCACACTGACTCACATGTGGCTCGGTTTGTGGACAGTTTTGTGAGATTTTGACAGAAAAGGGATCAAGAGAAATGCAGTTGATGTAATTTAAGAAAAGCCTGATGGACTTGCAGACATCAAGGTTAAAACCATGCAGATTTTGGTTTAGAGGTGAATGTTTTGTAGATATCAAAGTTACATAATCAATGTTTAAGCGGCACTGAAACATCTATATTCCACCGTGCCAGTGGCTTTATCAGGATGTACTTTGGCACAGCGGTGCAGGGAGTTAAATGCtaaaacattagcatgctaacatgttttgcaggtgtgtgttcaccatcttagtttagctgTGCATGTTAATATTTGCGTATTAGTGGTAAACAAGTAGTAGTACacctgaggctgatgggaatgtcattagttttgcaggtatttggtcataaattaaattattgatAGATACAAAGTCAAAGGATCACCACAGTTgtttataatttcttttttttttttactatgaaCTGTGAATTAGCTGCTGATCCATGTTGCAGATTTTGAGAATTTCAATAGACAAGTGAAAACTTTCACTTGCTGGTGGTTAGTTATATCATCTCTATTATCAAATCCATTAAGATTCACCCTCAATGGACTAAATGTCATGGCAACTCGTCatattgtttaaatatttcagcctGGACCAAAATGTTCGCCAGCGTTGCTATCGACACATGTAGCACTGCTAAAAACAAGGGAAGTGAATGCATCCTTAGTAGCAATCACAGGCTATAAAATGGCTCTGTAGAACACCTTCCCCTCCATCATCTGAGGTCACtttgttaacacacacacataaaaaaaacacacagtctcGAACAGATTCTAACAAATATAGTGACATACAGCACCGGAAAATTCATGAGAACATTTCTTATCTTAGCAAACTTATTGTAGCTTTTGCACTTTGGCTCCTGcttacaaatacacacacacacacacacacacacacacacacacacacacacacacacacacacacacacacacacacacactaactcacacacaggtTGAGTGGCAATAAATATGCTGGCCCTGCGTTTGTTCCTCCCAGTTGGGGGAATGCAATTAAGTTAAAGCTTATTTATAACACAATTCAGTGCAGGGCGTGTCGCCAGCTCCAAGCCTCCccctgagtgtttgtgtgtaaatctgACTGGGGATCATATATTCAGGCTCCCCAAACTTTTGACAGTCTCTCCAGCCTAATAGAGTTAGGATGGAGGTAAGTGCATCAGTTTGACCCATTTGACTGTCAAAGCGTTAAGCTACAACGTCTTTACAAATAAACACTGCACTGTTTTATAATTCAGTTGTATTCTTAAAAGGATATGATCCTCGCTCTTGCATAGTGATTGATAGCGCAAACTTAAAATAAGTTTGTTCACAAAGTGAGTTATTTTAAGTGCTCAGTTGACAAAATGGTAATACTCTCACAGACTGGATCCTCTAGAGGTTTTGAACGTTGTATTTTAGGAATCTTTTCCCCAATACATATACATGTCAGCATTTAaggccttcaaaataaaatgtctttggAGGAATGTAACGTTGACTGTGAAGAGAGGGTGTGAATTGGGTTTGAATTGTTTTACAAGTAAAgggtccatccatccatcatctataccgtttatccgtcagggtcgcagggggggctggagccaatcccagctggggttcaccctggactggtggccaacacatagagacagacaaccattcacactcacatctacgggcaatttagagtcaccaattaacctgcatgtctttggactgtgggaggaagccggagtacccgcagaaaacccacacaagcacagggagaacatgcatgaacacagaaagaccccagattcaaacctggaaacctccttgctgtgaggcaacagtgctcaTGTATCCCTAATGGTTATGTAGGTTTCCACAGGGACTGCGTATTCAGtgaaggttaaataaaaaagtggatgCAGTGAATTCTGTGGATTATCTAGAGTAACAGGGACATGGTTTCTGGAAAAACATGTTGATGCTTGTAGCCACACTAGCCGCATGGCTCTAGGGCTTGCCATGTCAGGTGGTCTGCTACTTTAATCTAGACTGAAAAACCCCAGCTTCATGGGCAAATTGACATGAAAAAATGTcatgtccccagaggatgagtcaGGGGGGACTGACTGTCCACCATGAAGTTCATATTTGTGGTTTTATATGAAACATCTCAATatctactggatggattgctatgaaaaTTGATACTACGTCCGTGTTTATGTCTGGATTCATTGAAATAACTTTGGTGAACCCCAGACTTTTCCTATAGCGCCACCATCAGATGAAAATATAATCCTCCATtaattttatcatattttgttTAGTTGTGCTAAGAATCAGCCTTATAGCTCTGTCACAGTGATCGTAGTAGCATTTAgttcaaagcaccactgtgctaAGTTTAGCCTCACAGCATGGCTCCAGACTCATTAATGTGCTTTTCAGTGCATTTTATTTGGTTAGGGGCAGACATCTGAGAGACAAACATCTGGAAACCTGAGCATATTAAACCAAATCTATGTGCATGTCTAGATACCACGAGTGGTATGTCAGAAAAACCTAATTATAaattgggtgaactgacccttttaAACTGTATTGAGCTCCAAAGGATATTTCTGTTTAAGGTTTTccttatttcctttttgtttgttttttttttatc from Pempheris klunzingeri isolate RE-2024b chromosome 13, fPemKlu1.hap1, whole genome shotgun sequence encodes:
- the slc8a3 gene encoding sodium/calcium exchanger 3, producing MEGSRPIKPGSSACLWLGLVSVAVAFLCTEARTTPSPLTSPSNATCEGNSKCQAGIILPIWYPEDPSMGDKIARVIVYFVAMIYMFLGVSIIADRFMAAIEVITSQEREIVIKRPNGETTTTTIRVWNETVSNLTLMALGSSTPEILLSVIEVCGHEFKSGELGPATIVGSAAFNMFVIIGLCVSVIPQGEVRKVKHLRVFFVTAGWSIFAYIWLYMILAVFSPNVVQVWEGLLTLAFFPICVLLAWVADRRLLFYKFMHKKYRTDKHRGVIIETEAERSKGIEMDGKMVNSHFMDGGAASNLIGLIESKEVDESRRDMIRILKDLKQKHPEKELDQLVEMANYYALSHQQKSRAFYRIQATRMMTGAGNILKKHVAEQAKKSTSVQEVHVEEPEEYVSRIAFEPAVYQCLENCGAATLTITRKGGDINKTIYVDYKTEDGSANAGADYEFTEGTVVFKPGEMFKEINIGIIDDDIFEEDEHFFVRLSNLRVLETEDEVLSANSLPYPKAMLGFPTVATVTILDDDHSGIFTFESNSVHVSESIGIMEVKVLRTSGARGTVIVPYRTMEGLAKGGGEDFEDTYGELEFKNDETCKFIHVKIIDDEEYEKNKNFFLELAEPRMVDMSLQKALLLADDIADRKLTSDEEEARRIAEMGKPVLGEHSKLEVIIEESYEFKSTVDKLIKKTNLALVVGTNSWRDQFMEAITVSAGDEDEEDTGEERLPSCFDYVMHFLTVFWKVLFACVPPTDYLNGWACFFISIIIIGLLTAIIGDLASHFGCTIGLKDSVTAVVFVALGTSVPDTFASKVSAVQDSYADASIGNVTGSNAVNVFLGIGMAWSVAAIYWHMKGKPFVVEAGSLAFSVTLFTIFAFLAISVLLYRRRAHIGGELGGPRGHRLATSAFFFGLWFLYILFSSLEAYCHIEGF